The following nucleotide sequence is from Aedes aegypti strain LVP_AGWG chromosome 3, AaegL5.0 Primary Assembly, whole genome shotgun sequence.
ccagtacaaaaaaaatctacccagcgttagctttcgaagtctccgtagtgggttaaaacaacttaacgttaggtaaacttgaaagaacccaaatttggcttataccattgaacttcgacgctgggtcggtgcgtctctctctgttcATGCCAAccttgacaacattgctgttgcgataGTGGCTAAActacccaaccgtgggtaaaaactaaaaatgcagtttacccaaatttgagtttaaagaacttattttctgggtagtctgatttctccgtgttcATGTCGTATCTTTTGACAGTTTCAATAATTTTCCTTTTCCTAGCGGTTTTATTTTCATTCCAATtcgtaaataaaatatttcatccTTCGCGAGCAGTAGTCAGTCGCATCGAATGCAATGATGATAACAGCTTTGTGTCTTTTTAGTTCATCGCGTTAAATTGTTATTCTCTGCAGGATGTTTCAAATAATGCAGATTTGCGCGACTCAAAACTGCCTCAGGGCAATCGCTAATCGGTCCTATTGTACACCAGTTGTTAACATATTCGACAGGAACGTAAAGCGGCTACAGCGAGAACGTGCCGCTAAAAGGTGACTTTAAGTTCCTCATCGATTCGAATATTATGCAATAAAATTGTGTTTTGGTCATTTCAGCGCGGATGTTGAATTGTACGACTACATCAAGGAGGAAGTTGGCTACCGGATATCCGATCGAATCTTCGATGTGAAACGAGTGTTCACCAATGCAGTAGATTTGGGGGCCAGCCGAGGATATGTCACGAATCACGTGCTGGGCGAAACGGTTAAAAGATTGACCGCAGTGGATCTCAGTCCATCCATGTTGGCCCATGTCAAAGGCACACCCGGGTTGGATTTTAGTGTACGGGAAATGGACGAGGAAAAGTTCGACTTTGACCCTGCCAGTTTGGATTTGGTAGTTTCGAGCTTGAGCCTTCATTGGGTGAACGATTTACCGGCTTGTTTTAGAGCTGTGAATAAGGCTTTAAAGCCGGATGGTGTATTTATCGGTGCAATGTTTGGCGGAGAGACATTATACGAGCTGCGATCATCATTACATCTAGCTGAACAGGAGCGAAGAGGTGGCCTTTCCCCACATTTGTCCCCATTCACTCAAATACGGGATGTAGGAATGCTGTTGAATAGATCGAATTTCACAATGCTGACCATCGACACCGATGAGATTGTGGTTGGCTTTCCATCCATGTTTGAGCTGATGTGGGATTTGAAGGGAATGGCCGAAAGTAATGCAGCTTTCAACAGACCATTGCACATAAGTCGAGAGACACTGATGGCAGCGGCTGCCATTTATAAGGATATGTATGGAAAGGACGACGGAGTGACTGcaacttttcaaataatttatttcgtTGGCTGGAAACCTTGTCCAAGTCAACCAAAACCTTTGCCTCGGGGGTCGGCAGATGTGTCTCTGAAGGATTTAGGCAAATTGATGGACCCTAAACATGTCAGCGACAAAAAATGAGTTGATTCTATAACCAgataaatgtttattatttctCTTAGAAAGAAATATGTAAAAACCAATAAAATATGAAGgttgagttaaaaaaaaaaatgtttcattgtATGTATATCTTCGAACAGAATCGCTGTTTTAAACTATGAATACAAAATATAAAAGGACACTTCTAAACACTACTGTTCGATGCCTTAGATAACTACCAGTTTGGGACAAAGTTCatattctcgctccagtctTTTTTCTGGTCCCATAATAATTATgcgaaatttcagctcgatcggtgataATATAATTTAGCGCCAGGCGTTCAAAGTTTGCATGgcatttactatgggaaaactcatTTTTGCAAAGAATAATCGCCAATTGATCTCTATAAAAATCCAAACGCAGTCATCGCGTCGATATTACCGTCGGGTTGGCGACATCTTGTTAAGTGGTTAAGATACCTACTGAGATACTCGCAAAATAAAAGTGTCATGcttaattcgcctttttgggcttatagggctGTTATACGGCTGATATAGGGCACATCAGTTCTATAAAAGCCCTATATTAGCACTTTCATGCTCACAAGTGCCGCCTGGTGACGGAATTCCGTGTCTGAATGACCACCTCATGTCAGACCTTGATCTCCTGAACAACTGTACCGAAGatgatttttctgtatttaATCTAGATCGCGAGATATATTATGTTGAACAAGAAAACCCAAGGCAGTTGTACAAAGTGCAACGCCCgtctactcgcgttacaaaaaatttgcgcgacaaccgaaaggttaaaacATCCTCACATATtaatcgtagaacagattgtttgcgGGTGATTGTAACATCatcgatttttaatatttgaatataAAGCCCAGTATGCTCTCGATTCGAGCGTAAATAGCTCTGACCATAAGACTTCATTTATGGTAACACCACGTAATACTTTTTACTTTCGCATTCGTAGGCGGGGCAAAGTTAGCACCCCACGAGGATGCAAAATGAACAAGTCAAGATTTATAAAGCTTAGATGTTGTTGAATCTAGTTTTTAAATGGTCAAGTCTTGTTGAACACATGCACTGAGAAAATGAAAAACCcatatttctcgattactttttcaaatcgacgtaagtaactttcatacggttttgaggaaggttattaagaagaatcacaacctttcttctaaaactgttttaaaatgaatccccttttaacattttttaccgtgtatagcgcttaaattttgcatgcaatcagctcgcgttaaaacactaggtagttcctatcatttcccacaaaaaatgtatgacaaaatgataagcagtttcaatcagttacttacgacgtttttgtaccagtgtaaaatcgactcaattAGTGtgttgttttgattcgtggttaagtcactttgtctcccatacaacggagcggcgaaagtagcggttaggttgcgaaagtggagaatcatactttcgtcgttttgtaaatccggatattaaacgttctaaaagtgaaaaatcgagttggttttgagcagaacgtgtagaattttgtctgcgaaacacgtaggattgataaagtaagtttgttaacttttctgacttgagtctgtatgaataagttttctagatttgattatttttaaatttattcttgagttatttttctctcccttcttttgttgtcagagagcaaagagcaaaacaaaccaaaaaccgaaccttagtGCGTTCCATCAATTTTGAGTTTGTGGCACAGTATTGAAAGTTGACTgatttgatctgccggttgagtgatAAGAACatagccagtaggtatttttacgcatggctgcaaatgaagCCAACTTCAACCCcattaactcaaaattaggttaacgcatgAACCCCCCGAATTGAGTAGAATGAACTTACTTTTGAGTACCTAATTTTCTCCGTGAGAGTATTATGGAGCAATATGAGGTCAAAGTTAAAAAATGattataataatttcaaataccTAGGTAGGTGCATCAACACAAAAGCAAGCAACTACAAAATGCGAAATGTAATTTTCCTAATTCCTGTAATTTTCAGAGTTAAATAACTCATAGATGGGTAAAATGACATGAACAGATTTCATATATTAATAAGGTATCAttaaatctatgacaaaaggtcgaaagacaaaaggtcgaaaggacagaaggtcgaaagacaaaaggtcgaagaacaaaaaagaagggacaaaaggtcgaaaatctttttttccaaagaagaaaaaatttcccaccaagcaaatcgttttcgaccttttgtcctttcgacgttttgtctttcgaccttttgtccataaaccggtATCATTATACTGGATGGAAAATCATCATCATTAATTTAGACTCTGAGAAAGTTATTTCAAAAGGACTGATTTTTAGAATGTTGATCCAGTATATTACCATCGAACACATTTTTCGCGAAGTAAGCATGTCTTTCGTTTAAAATTTCACCATAAATTGATTGTATTGAGTATACTGAACCAACtacaatttaattaaaattctaGAAAAGAAAATTTACGGTGATAATGCAGGGTGAGCACTTTGCCCTGCCTACCGCTAATGTTACGATAAAGAACATTGTTGAAGACCGCGAAgaaatccgacacttgtgaaaaaagttattctgtGTAAACCGTTTAGCTAGGTGGGTAAAATTGGGTAAAAGCTTTAAaactttttcacaagcatcggattgcttggCGATCCTTGTAAAACTACCCATCGAAGActgtgttcagattttttttattatagagaTGAATTGACGATCTgaagcgatttttctttgcaaaagttaaTTTTcccataacactgcggaacacgtttttgtctcaagcaccaaaatatcgGTATTTACTGAATTAAGGGTTGCGGAATCCATTGcctctttcaaaaatatcataacacgtctagtttttgtgatattggctgttgaaaatgcaaaatttgactatttttgtCAACTGGTATGCaagtatggcaatttattcgctttatttgccacagaataaaaacatcatgtgtataacaattattatcaacaaagttcattgaactttcgatgctcaaaagttgttttttgaaagtttcGAAAAAGTAACGAAGTCAACGaaattatatcttaaatgaaagttgaagcCCTATTTTACTTGCTTGGTAGTTTATATCACTTAATATTTTGACAAAGCATAACTTAAATTTCAGGTTAACctcaatgaaaacagtgttttaaacAACTCTGGCGACCTGTAgtcaaaaattgtgacgtgctggaacatttctgagaacggcatcagataaaGCAACCCAAAATTTACACgcacaaatgtcatttttgttacgctgtgtaataaaTCCCATACAATCTTTGAACGGCTGGTGCTAAATTACATATTGTTTATTCTATcgagcagaaattttccaataagACCAGAATGACACCCAAAAAGTAAGTTGGAGCGATAATTTACATTTCTCGTATGATCATGTCCCACGCTAATAACCACTTCCCGAAGCTGTTTAACTGCTTTTACATTCGCATAACTTAGTTTATTTTAGCACTAAATAAGGTCTGTAACAAATAGTTTTTTAACGATTAAGATCAAAACTGTAAACAATAGGACCACAACTAAAAATAACTGAACATAGCACATGGTGAAAATAGCATCATAAAGGAATTATGGGTTTTCTGTCTGACGAATGACGAGCAGCTTTAGGATTCATACAGAAGGCGTTGGTAATGTGGGTGTATCTCACTAGTCGGGACATGCAGACTGAACTCAAGTGCCACCAGTACAGCAAACTCCGATGCGATCAACTCCTTTTTACTCAAACGAAACACGCTCTCGGTTTTCTGAAATGAATTTGAAATTGTAGTTGTATCATTCGTAGCTTATAATCATAAACTGCAAGCATACCTCAATCAAACTCTTCAGCACCTCGCCCTTGACGTCGTTCAGTTTGGCACTGAGGAGCAGACAAGCGCCGGCACAAAGCTTCCGGTTGTCCTTGTTGATCATGTTGGACAGGATCAGCTTCTCGAAGTAGACGTACGCTTGCGAGATGGTCAGGAAATCGATGCGCGCGTCCATCTTGTTGATACGCTTCATCTCACGTTTAATACTGCGAATAAAGGTAATTAAGATGGTTAACGACGGTTTAGGAATGCTCAAAGGCTTGTATAATAATGGTAATGTAACATTAAAGGTaagtttacagaaaaaaataagtgTATTTctagtacacccgattctgtttttgcacgggtgATGCGTAccatgcaaaaaaagttttcagttcaaaatttcgaaaaccgtgcaaaaaaagtaacataatttctcgacgtttcatgcaaaaaaaaaggttttggtacggccgtgtaaaaaaatccgtgcaaaaacagaatcgggtgtagaaTGGtttaccaggatttttttttatcggttTCCTTGGATACATTTGGCAGTTTTTCCCAACTTATTTACAATAAATATTCGTGTATGATTCTTTTTGAATTTCTGAAACGATCAtcggcaattttttttattatatcttAACGGTCGTATTAGGACCTCTGTCATATTACTAGGAAGATACTCTACGTATTATCAGATGGATCCTTGATAAACTTTAAACAACAAACAGATCTTTGTTAAACGCCTTCCATAACCATAGTCTGGTTacgagcatgagcatagatgatcgTGCAATTCGTGATTGCCACTCcccatgattgaccagaacaatcgaagttgcacagacaTTTAATgtatggggcttgggattagctatccatcaatgtgcacaaatctagtgctcaaaatttaaaagccaataacggcaccggccacgtcttTACGGTCATCGGAGGAAATGAATGTTAGtcagggaaggaatgttagttagactagggacgttccgatattgtgaagtatcgatatttgatttgatacgattatcgaatcaaagtatcgataatatattgattcaaaatatcgatatatcggaatatcatatgataGATTTGAATGGAGAAAAAATCCTATATCGCTTAGTGACCTGCATTTAGTTTCCCAAGAGTCAATAAAAATCTTCGGATATTCAAGATTATTGGTATTTTAACCGATatgcaggcttgataattctcctcaacatcattagaGCTCGGTGAAATACTCTTGAGCAGCGTGCTacttttgcctctttgcgagggagcgaaaaatgCCAAGCAGAGAGGCGacaaaaaatgagcgaggaagatgcagcacaaaacacaacagagtaaaattccatcaaaaaagggtgctctgacaactccccgaggactgccttattcgggcggcagactcaagagttcgtttgaagtgtgagtaaaggtgagcatctcAATAGAGATAGAGAGTACCTGAAAAATTCCTCGCATTTTTTTACACTCTCACTTGAATCGCTAGAGGATCTgtgatgaaaattttgagttcaattttcactcctcagaaaaacggcaaaatcgcctcctctttgcatcgcagaggagtttctatcaagtcTGCCGATATGGACATAAACATCCTCTGTTGAGGTACATTATAGTACAATACGAACGGTAACTACTttttgaaatacaaaaaaataaaatatgtatggaGAAAACTCTacaattgtttttttatattaatgtacgatatatcggaaggaaatatcgatatcaccgatatattgaataggaaatatcgataccaaaatatcgaatatcgaaagcaaaatatcgatattccgatatatcggaagtatcggaacgtctctaAGTTAGACAACCATTTTTACTAGAGGcagaagaatcttctgcatctccacagttgttatggaaaggatattgagtTAGtcggataaggtaaagatctgggagtcaccaatggtaatgcaattcatcataaattaacgcctaaccggattcgcgatattattcgataataaTTATTGCATTTTAGACCGtacaagtgttcatcgctcacccccgcaagagcaagcgactgGTGGGTTCCTGAAAAAATGCCCATCTGATGTCTATTAGAAATGCCTCCCGACCTCCTTGGCAAACCAGTGGACTGCGGAAGTTGAAGTCGGTCAAGCGACCTGCTCTAAGGAAGTTCACTAAGTAGCGAACACCTTCATTGCGCTGTTACTATCTAAGGTCGAACTACGAATATCAGCGAGTCAGTCGTCATCGTTTCCAGCAGTATCAGCGAAGCATTGAGCAGAAACTTAAACGCCATCCAAAGTCATTCTGGAAATACGTGAATGAGCAGCGTAAGGAGTCTGGTCTTCCATCCtcgatgaaatgaaatggtAGAACCGCATCGTGCCTTCAGGAGATATGCcagttattttcttttaaattcgTCAGCGTATTCAGCGATGTTCAAATAAGTAATGAACAAGTCATCCTAGCAGCCAACAATGCTCCTCTAAACGGACAAACGTTGGACAATTTCGATGTTGACGATAATGCCATTTCCAGGGCCGCATTGCAACTCAAGTCGTCGTATAACCCTGGACCATATGGAATTCCGTCAATAGCCCTCAAGAAGCATATCGACAGTCTGCTTACTCCGCTGCACAGTTTATTTCGTCTATCACTTTAGCAAACATGTTTCCAGTGCATAAGAAAGGGAGAAAACGTGACGTGAATAATTATCGTGGCATCACATCTCTGAGCTCAGTTTCGAAGCTTTTCGAACTCGTTGTTATAGAACCATTGCTATCACACTGCAAACATCAGCTTGACAACGATCAACACGGCTTCAGCACCGGTCGCTCGACCACTACTAATCTACTATGCTTCACATCGTACATAACTGATAGTATGGTCGATAGAGTTCAAACTGATGCAATCTATACCGATCTGTCCGCTGCTTTCGACAAG
It contains:
- the LOC5579830 gene encoding arginine-hydroxylase NDUFAF5, mitochondrial, giving the protein MFQIMQICATQNCLRAIANRSYCTPVVNIFDRNVKRLQRERAAKSADVELYDYIKEEVGYRISDRIFDVKRVFTNAVDLGASRGYVTNHVLGETVKRLTAVDLSPSMLAHVKGTPGLDFSVREMDEEKFDFDPASLDLVVSSLSLHWVNDLPACFRAVNKALKPDGVFIGAMFGGETLYELRSSLHLAEQERRGGLSPHLSPFTQIRDVGMLLNRSNFTMLTIDTDEIVVGFPSMFELMWDLKGMAESNAAFNRPLHISRETLMAAAAIYKDMYGKDDGVTATFQIIYFVGWKPCPSQPKPLPRGSADVSLKDLGKLMDPKHVSDKK